A stretch of Thermostichus vulcanus str. 'Rupite' DNA encodes these proteins:
- a CDS encoding lipid-A-disaccharide synthase-related protein yields MGSLSIQSQSRRDPPRVLCLSNGHGEDEVASRIAVALVQRGIQVRALPIVGEGKAYVRQGIPILVTPQVMPSGGFIYQDWRQLWRDVRGGLLGLTGRQLAVIRQEAAQTDLVLAVGDIVPLLMAWWSGIPYGFVGTAKSDYYWRDEQGPYRRAWIPWGEPISDYLPWERWLMGHKRCRGAFLRDELTATALSKRGLRTFYLGNPMMDGLEAQRDLPLDPHRPALLLLPGSRPPEAYRNWALMMQVVQGIPAEIQVYAALSPNLDPAQLQERIPAERRDLPLIWGDFGTCVQRATVVLAMAGTATEQCVGLGKPVITLPGEGPQFTPRFAEAQTRLLGSAVQLTSVEHAPRLLHQILERLATDPTYTAQLQAHGHQRMGSPGATQRIAAQIQTWLNFGGSDAILRPTGQGI; encoded by the coding sequence GTGGGATCCCTCTCAATTCAGTCTCAATCCCGGCGAGATCCGCCGCGGGTGCTTTGCCTGAGCAATGGACATGGGGAAGATGAGGTGGCCAGTCGCATTGCGGTTGCGCTTGTGCAACGCGGGATCCAGGTGCGGGCTTTGCCGATTGTGGGGGAAGGGAAAGCTTATGTGCGCCAAGGGATCCCGATCTTGGTTACCCCTCAGGTGATGCCGTCGGGGGGCTTCATTTACCAGGATTGGCGACAGCTGTGGCGGGATGTGCGGGGCGGGTTGCTGGGGTTGACGGGTCGGCAACTGGCTGTGATCCGCCAGGAAGCGGCCCAGACGGATCTCGTGCTGGCGGTGGGGGATATTGTGCCGCTGCTGATGGCCTGGTGGAGCGGGATCCCCTATGGGTTTGTGGGTACAGCCAAGTCCGATTACTACTGGCGCGATGAACAAGGGCCCTACCGGCGCGCCTGGATCCCTTGGGGGGAACCCATCTCCGATTATTTGCCCTGGGAACGCTGGTTGATGGGGCACAAACGCTGTCGCGGAGCTTTTTTGCGGGATGAACTGACGGCCACCGCCCTATCCAAACGGGGCTTGAGAACCTTTTACCTGGGCAACCCGATGATGGATGGGCTGGAGGCGCAAAGGGACCTGCCCCTGGATCCACACCGACCGGCATTGTTGCTGTTGCCGGGATCCCGTCCGCCGGAAGCCTATCGCAACTGGGCCTTGATGATGCAGGTGGTGCAAGGGATCCCAGCGGAGATTCAAGTTTACGCCGCCCTCAGTCCGAATTTGGATCCGGCCCAACTCCAGGAGCGGATCCCGGCTGAGCGTAGAGATCTACCCCTGATCTGGGGAGACTTTGGCACCTGTGTACAACGGGCCACTGTGGTACTGGCCATGGCAGGAACGGCCACCGAACAGTGTGTGGGTTTGGGCAAACCGGTGATCACCTTGCCGGGAGAGGGGCCACAATTTACCCCTCGCTTTGCAGAAGCCCAAACTCGTCTGCTGGGATCCGCTGTCCAGCTCACGTCTGTCGAGCACGCCCCCAGGCTACTTCATCAGATTCTGGAGCGCCTGGCCACCGATCCAACCTACACCGCCCAACTGCAAGCCCATGGGCACCAACGGATGGGATCGCCGGGAGCAACCCAGCGCATTGCAGCTCAAATACAAACCTGGCTGAACTTTGGGGGATCCGACGCGATTTTGCGGCCAACTGGACAAGGTATATAG
- a CDS encoding NAD(P)H-quinone oxidoreductase subunit F, whose amino-acid sequence MSNLILLESSWWIPFYGLAGAALALPWATGWVKRSGPRPAAYLNILLTLVALVHGLWVLRQVWGHAPYIVDYPWFRVADLDLFLSLEISPLTMGAVVWISGLSLLAQIYALGYLDKDWGLGRFSALMGFFEGALTGIAMSDSLFLSYALLEMLTLSTYLLVGFWYAQPLVVTAARDAFLTKRVGDLLLLMGVVTVSNFSGTLTFSGLRDWAATASLDPTWAALMGLALMAGPLGKCAQFPLHLWLDEAMEGPNPASIMRNSVVVACGAFVLIKLQPLLALSPITDGFLVTIGTITAIGGSLVALAQIDIKRTFSYSTSAYLGLVFVAVGMQQPDLALELLLMHGLAKALLFTGVGSIIYTTATQNLTELGGLRSRMPATVTAFAVGSLGMVALLPLGCFWTMARLALVYSVLQPALVGVLLLVNGLTTLNLMRVFGLVFQGSPQPKTRRAPEVGWLMALPMGILAVQTLLMPWLFWHWQLYPAWIPELKLMAVLLVVSGALGAGLGGWLYWGGKRMLRLPWPELQNLLAYDFYTGQLYQSLVVQPISSLSRGLEWLDRHWVDGLVNGVGLAFLFSGETLKYTLSGRMQLYVLLILIGVVVVVAWLMRSPLPGLV is encoded by the coding sequence ATGTCAAACCTTATTTTGTTGGAGAGCAGTTGGTGGATTCCTTTCTATGGACTGGCGGGGGCCGCTTTGGCTCTGCCCTGGGCCACAGGATGGGTGAAGCGCAGTGGCCCTCGTCCAGCAGCTTACCTCAATATTTTGTTGACTTTGGTGGCTCTTGTCCACGGCCTGTGGGTGCTGCGGCAGGTGTGGGGTCATGCCCCTTACATTGTGGACTACCCCTGGTTTCGGGTGGCGGATCTGGATTTGTTCCTGTCTCTGGAGATTTCTCCCCTCACCATGGGGGCAGTGGTCTGGATTAGCGGTCTCAGTTTGTTAGCGCAAATCTACGCGCTCGGCTACTTGGATAAAGACTGGGGCTTGGGCCGTTTTTCCGCGTTGATGGGCTTTTTTGAGGGGGCGCTCACCGGCATTGCCATGAGCGATTCGCTGTTTTTGAGCTACGCCTTGCTGGAGATGCTCACCCTCTCCACCTATCTGCTAGTGGGCTTCTGGTATGCTCAGCCTCTGGTGGTGACAGCGGCACGGGATGCCTTTTTAACCAAGCGGGTGGGGGATCTGCTGCTGCTGATGGGGGTGGTGACGGTTTCCAACTTCTCAGGGACTTTGACATTTTCCGGCCTGCGGGATTGGGCGGCGACGGCCAGTTTGGATCCCACCTGGGCGGCCTTGATGGGGTTGGCCTTGATGGCAGGGCCACTGGGCAAATGTGCCCAGTTTCCGCTGCACCTGTGGTTGGATGAAGCGATGGAAGGGCCTAACCCGGCCTCGATTATGCGCAACTCAGTGGTGGTAGCCTGCGGGGCCTTTGTGCTGATTAAGCTGCAACCGCTTTTGGCCCTCTCCCCGATCACAGATGGTTTTTTGGTTACCATCGGCACGATCACCGCCATTGGCGGATCCCTGGTGGCGCTGGCCCAAATCGATATCAAGCGAACCTTCTCCTATTCCACCAGTGCCTATTTGGGATTGGTCTTTGTGGCAGTGGGGATGCAGCAACCGGATTTGGCGCTGGAGCTATTGCTGATGCACGGTCTGGCCAAGGCATTGCTGTTTACGGGGGTGGGATCCATTATCTACACCACTGCTACCCAGAACCTGACGGAATTGGGGGGCTTGCGCAGTCGCATGCCGGCTACTGTAACCGCTTTTGCCGTGGGATCCCTGGGGATGGTGGCGCTGTTGCCGCTGGGGTGCTTTTGGACCATGGCTCGCCTAGCCTTGGTGTATAGCGTTTTGCAACCGGCGCTGGTGGGGGTGTTGTTGCTGGTGAATGGCTTGACCACTCTGAACCTGATGCGGGTGTTTGGGTTGGTATTTCAGGGATCCCCGCAACCGAAAACCCGGCGGGCACCGGAGGTGGGCTGGCTGATGGCCCTGCCGATGGGGATCCTAGCGGTACAAACCCTGCTCATGCCCTGGTTGTTCTGGCATTGGCAGCTTTATCCGGCTTGGATCCCGGAGCTGAAGCTGATGGCGGTGTTGCTGGTGGTTTCCGGGGCCTTGGGGGCCGGCCTTGGGGGCTGGCTCTACTGGGGGGGTAAACGGATGTTGCGCTTACCTTGGCCGGAGCTACAAAATCTGCTGGCCTATGACTTCTATACGGGGCAACTGTATCAATCTTTGGTGGTGCAACCGATCAGCAGCCTGTCGCGGGGGCTGGAGTGGCTGGATCGCCACTGGGTGGATGGGTTGGTGAATGGGGTTGGGCTAGCTTTTTTGTTCAGCGGCGAAACCTTGAAATACACCTTATCGGGGCGGATGCAACTGTACGTGTTGCTGATCCTAATTGGGGTCGTGGTGGTGGTGGCCTGGTTAATGCGCTCACCGCTACCGGGATTGGTTTAA
- a CDS encoding NADH-quinone oxidoreductase subunit M, producing the protein MLSLLIGIPLLGAAVIGLIPERGNKQVHRTLALIFGLILLGLSLGLLLNFDPHLGSLQLTETVAWIPQLGLIYELGVDGLSLPLVVLNGLLMFIAIWASGQVERPRLYYSLLLMLAAAVAGAFLAQNLLLFFLFYEVELIPLYLLIAIWGGPRRTYAATKFLVYTALSGILLLIGFFGLSWLSDTNSFTYTVLQAHPLPLLQQSLLLIPILVGLAIKIPLVPFHTWLPDAHVEASTPISVLLAGLLLKLGTYGLLRFGLQLLPDAWEQAGPWLAGWAVVNVLYGSLNALVQQDMKKLVAYSSIAHMGYILLAAAAATPLSLVGSIFQMISHGLISALLFLLVGAVYTNTGTRDLKLLEGLLNPERGLPLIGSLMVLGVMASGGTPGMVGFIAEFVVFRGSFPMFPLQTLLCMIGTGLTAAYFLLMVNRAFFGRLSEVAIAMPRRRVGERLPAAVLAVLVVLLGLQPAWVTGWVEPTTAHLLHPPAIATAPVTAAEGPLSLL; encoded by the coding sequence ATGTTAAGCCTACTGATTGGGATCCCATTGCTGGGGGCCGCCGTGATTGGGTTGATCCCCGAACGAGGGAATAAGCAGGTGCATCGAACCTTAGCCCTGATCTTTGGGCTAATCCTCTTGGGCCTGAGTTTAGGCTTGCTGTTGAACTTTGATCCCCATCTGGGCTCTTTACAACTGACGGAGACCGTGGCTTGGATCCCGCAGTTGGGTTTGATTTACGAATTGGGGGTGGATGGTCTTTCCCTGCCCTTGGTGGTCTTGAATGGTTTGCTGATGTTCATTGCCATTTGGGCCAGTGGCCAAGTGGAGCGGCCCCGTCTGTATTACAGCCTGTTGTTGATGTTGGCAGCAGCGGTGGCAGGGGCTTTCTTGGCGCAAAACTTGCTGCTGTTTTTCCTGTTTTATGAGGTCGAGCTAATTCCGCTGTACTTGCTAATTGCCATTTGGGGCGGGCCACGCCGTACCTATGCCGCCACCAAGTTTCTGGTGTACACGGCTCTGTCCGGGATCCTGCTTTTGATCGGCTTCTTTGGACTCAGTTGGCTGAGTGATACCAACAGCTTCACCTACACGGTGTTGCAGGCTCATCCTTTGCCCTTGCTGCAGCAGAGCCTATTGTTAATCCCGATTTTGGTGGGATTGGCCATTAAGATCCCGTTGGTCCCCTTTCATACCTGGCTGCCGGATGCTCACGTGGAAGCGTCCACCCCCATCTCGGTGCTCTTGGCGGGATTGCTGCTGAAATTGGGCACCTATGGTCTGTTGCGGTTTGGTTTGCAACTGTTGCCGGATGCTTGGGAACAAGCGGGGCCGTGGTTGGCGGGTTGGGCAGTGGTGAACGTGCTGTATGGCTCCTTGAATGCCCTAGTGCAGCAGGATATGAAGAAGTTGGTGGCCTACAGTTCAATCGCCCACATGGGCTACATTTTATTGGCGGCGGCGGCGGCCACTCCTTTGTCTTTGGTGGGATCCATCTTTCAAATGATCAGCCACGGCTTAATTTCGGCGCTGCTCTTTTTGCTGGTGGGGGCAGTTTACACCAACACAGGTACACGGGATCTAAAGCTGCTAGAGGGGTTGCTGAATCCCGAGCGGGGCTTACCCTTGATTGGCAGTTTGATGGTGTTGGGGGTAATGGCCAGTGGGGGTACGCCGGGCATGGTGGGTTTTATCGCTGAATTTGTTGTCTTTCGCGGCAGCTTTCCGATGTTTCCGCTGCAGACCTTACTGTGCATGATCGGGACGGGCTTGACGGCAGCCTATTTCCTGTTGATGGTGAACCGCGCCTTTTTTGGCCGCTTGTCGGAGGTGGCTATTGCAATGCCCCGCCGCCGCGTGGGAGAACGGTTGCCTGCCGCAGTCTTGGCGGTGCTCGTGGTGCTCTTGGGCCTACAACCGGCTTGGGTGACGGGATGGGTGGAACCCACAACCGCTCATCTGTTGCACCCACCAGCAATAGCTACTGCACCCGTTACGGCTGCAGAGGGTCCCTTGTCCCTGCTGTAA